A part of Rhopalosiphum maidis isolate BTI-1 chromosome 3, ASM367621v3, whole genome shotgun sequence genomic DNA contains:
- the LOC113560034 gene encoding uncharacterized protein LOC113560034 — protein MNGTDCEEDGAGAFLMPLKKKRCPAQTDCPPARAGPCVTRFEDSVEWKWTKCTSESLFRTLGRFYDETWFPTVINEWCELYYRCNYVTDYWQHREEWLAGDEEVRLAVWAEVLRHRDQHDANQSEQCDIDLMYVDDRVDAAKVMEIHGAINEANDRIELKRVDIQATHCVEKPSAAERKRAEVEAAEIALADPDDEPDWVEMRRRMRGSFAALNLARCDVSTELLDHIMIELCKYWANVPELEHTIEPLLERNIMREVQNFRFKLFNVSVDIEPEIQQSCPDTEEPEPCYIRPRSSSVPPPPPPSSPVICKRQKPRTASCRSRRPATTKLAEARAKQNAARALDRENASMGQCRSRR, from the exons ATGAACGGAACCGATTGCGAGGAAGATGGCGCAGGTGCATTTTTGATGCCGTTAAAAAAGAAGCGGTGTCCAGCCCAGACTGATTGTCCACCTGCACGCGCTGGGCCCTGTGTCACTCGGTTCGAGGACTCGGTTGAGTGGAAATGGACAAAGTGCACAAGCGAAAGCCTGTTCCGGACTCTAGGCCGATTCTACGACGAGACGTGGTTCCCGACCGTGATCAACGAGTGGTGTGAACTTTATTACCGATGCAACTACGTAACCGATTACTGGCAGCACCGCGAAGAGTGGCTGGCCGGCGACGAGGAGGTCCGGTTGGCCGTATGGGCTGAAGTGCTCAGACATCGCGACCAACACGACGCGAACCAAAGCGAACAATGTGATATCGACCTGATGTACGTCGACGACCGAGTGGACGCCGCTAAG GTAATGGAAATACACGGGGCCATAAACGAGGCTAATGATCGGATAGAATTGAAAAGAGTAGACATACAAGCCACACACTGTGTCGAGAAGCCGAGTGCCGCGGAAAGGAAACGGGCAGAAGTCGAAGCGGCAGAGATAGCGTTGGCCGATCCGGACGACGAACCAGACTGGGTGGAAATGCGACGCAGGATGCGCGGCTCGTTTGCAGCCTTAAATCTGGCCCGGTGTGATGTAAGCACTGAACTCCTGGATCATATCATGATTGAACTGTGCAAGTATTGGGCCAATGTACCGGAATTGGAGCACACGATTGAACCACTCCTGGAGAGGAACATCATGCGTGAGGTACAAAACTTTCGGTTCAAACTTTTCAATGTGTCAGTTGATATCGAACCGGAAATTCAACAATCGTGTCCGGACACGGAGGAACCGGAACCGTGTTACATACGACCGAGGTCGTCATCCGTaccgccaccaccaccaccatcgTCACCCGTGATATGCAAAAGACAGAAACCTAGAACGGCAAGTTGTCGCAGTCGCAGACCAGCCACCACCAAGTTGGCCGAAGCCAGAGCTAAACAAAACGCCGCCCGAGCGTTAGACCGTGAAAACGCGTCTATGGGTCAATGTCGTAGCCGCAGGTAG
- the LOC113559911 gene encoding protein CutA homolog, with translation MYKCGIHSIVHVTAPSIEFAKSLARGIITKDLAACVNLIPNVTSIYKWKGEVTEDSEILMIIKTRTSRIEDLTNYVKSAHPYEVCEVISTKIENGNIPYLKWISECVPETSEDLVIDTNKTDLSETKK, from the exons ATGTACAAATGCGGAATACATTCTATTGTACATGTTACTGCACCGTCTATTGAATTCGCAAAAAGTTTAGCTCG tGGTATTATAACAAAAGATCTTGCAGCTTGTGTAAATTTGATCCCTAATGTtacatcaatttataaatggaaAGGTGAAGTAACAGAAGACTCTGAAATACTGATG attattaaaacacGAACTTCGAGAATAGAAGATTTAACTAATTATGTTAA gtcTGCTCACCCATATGAAGTCTGTGAAGTAATTTCTACTAAA atAGAAAATGGTAATATTCCTTACTTGAAATGGATATCAGAATGTGTACCAGAAACTTCTGAAGATTTAGTTATTGATACTAACAAGACTGATTTATctgaaaccaaaaaataa
- the LOC113559787 gene encoding ER membrane protein complex subunit 4, producing the protein MTTIKSKTFKWSLDFTRNKHEKSTTDNVSPPGYSQLAGQNGTELTRDSESSRLIIKKSWDLALGPLKQVPMNLFIMYMAGNSISIFPIMMVGMLIVRPVKALFTLQTTFKTIEGTQAWGQKFIFFIGNCVNIVLALYKCQSMGLLPTHASDWLAFINQPTRMEYSGGGFVLS; encoded by the exons ATGACCACAATCAAAAGTAAAACCTTTAAGTGGTCGTTGGATTTTACTag AAACAAACATGAAAAGTCAACAACAGACAATGTTAGTCCGCCAGGATATAGTCAATTAGCTGGACAAAATGGTACTGAATTGACAAGAGACAGTGAATCGAGTCGactaattatcaaaaaatcttGGGATCTAGCCTTAGGACCACTAAAACAA gtacctatgaatttatttattatgtatatggcCGGAAACTCCATTTCCATATTTCCAATCATGATGGTTGGTATGTTGATAGTGAGACCAGTTAAAGCATTATTTACACTACAAACaa caTTTAAAACCATTGAAGGAACTCAAGCATGGGgtcaaaaatttatattcttcATTGGAAATTgcgttaatattgttttagcgTTATATAAATGCCAGTCTATGGGTTTATTACCAACACATGCATCAGATTGGCTTGCTTTTATCAATCAACCTACTAGAATGGAATACTCTGGAGGTGGttttgttttaagttaa